From Longimicrobium sp., one genomic window encodes:
- a CDS encoding sensor histidine kinase — MDTTACTILLVDDEEANLDLLEIVLKPKGYTSLVRVSDARQAVAEFRRAKPDLVLLDLHMPHRTGFEVLTDLQALVPDDEYLPVIVLTADITAEARERALASGARDFVTKPFDRTEVLLRVRNLLHTRLLYGRERRAREAAEQAAARDRLLADASRLLSASFDNGTALAQLRALLAGGWGDMCVVDISDEGAAPSSAGEQTGLIGREDARAALGPGMWSSALRVPLAGSGPSVGWLVVGRTVENAPFTEDDLALAVELGRRAGLAVENARAFQAAQNALAARDQVLAVVAHDLRSPLTAVRFEVEMLRLDPVGPLAPEDAQTLGRVEQAVGRMDALIQDLLDVSRASRGVLALDRRPLAMGLLMEEAAATVRPLVEAQRLEFRVHGPARLPVLQVDGARVIQAISNLVGNAAKFTRHQGRVTLGWEMVDGALRISVTDEGPGIGPEQVQHIFGAFWQARHADRRGLGLGLAITRAIAEAHGGRIWVESEPGHGATFFFTLPGPASAGES, encoded by the coding sequence GTGGATACCACCGCCTGCACCATCCTGCTGGTCGACGACGAGGAAGCCAACCTCGACCTGCTGGAGATCGTCCTTAAGCCCAAAGGCTACACCTCTCTGGTGCGGGTGAGCGATGCGCGGCAGGCGGTGGCGGAGTTCCGCCGCGCGAAGCCCGACCTGGTGCTGCTGGACCTTCACATGCCGCATCGCACCGGCTTCGAGGTGCTGACGGATCTGCAGGCCCTGGTGCCGGACGACGAGTACCTGCCGGTGATCGTCCTTACCGCCGACATCACCGCCGAGGCACGGGAGCGGGCGCTGGCCAGCGGCGCGCGCGACTTCGTCACCAAGCCGTTCGATCGCACCGAGGTCCTGCTGCGCGTCCGCAACCTCCTGCACACGCGCCTGCTGTACGGGCGGGAGCGGCGCGCGCGCGAAGCCGCGGAACAGGCCGCCGCCCGCGACCGCCTCCTGGCCGACGCCAGCCGGCTGCTCTCCGCCTCGTTCGACAACGGCACCGCCCTGGCGCAGCTCCGCGCGCTCCTGGCCGGCGGCTGGGGCGACATGTGCGTCGTGGATATCTCGGACGAGGGCGCGGCGCCATCGAGCGCGGGGGAGCAGACGGGGCTGATTGGCAGGGAGGACGCGCGGGCCGCCCTCGGTCCCGGTATGTGGTCGTCGGCGTTGCGGGTGCCGCTGGCGGGGAGCGGGCCGTCCGTGGGATGGCTGGTCGTCGGGAGGACCGTGGAAAACGCGCCGTTCACGGAGGACGACCTGGCGCTGGCGGTGGAGCTGGGCCGCCGCGCCGGGCTGGCGGTGGAGAATGCGCGGGCTTTCCAGGCGGCGCAGAACGCGCTGGCCGCGCGCGACCAGGTACTGGCTGTGGTCGCGCACGACCTGCGCAGCCCGCTCACCGCCGTACGCTTCGAGGTAGAGATGCTGCGGCTGGACCCCGTCGGCCCATTGGCGCCTGAGGATGCGCAGACGTTGGGCCGGGTGGAGCAGGCGGTCGGGCGGATGGACGCGCTGATCCAGGACCTGCTCGACGTGTCGCGCGCCAGCCGCGGCGTGCTGGCGCTGGACCGGCGACCGCTGGCCATGGGCCTGCTCATGGAGGAAGCCGCGGCGACGGTGCGGCCGCTGGTGGAAGCGCAGCGCCTGGAGTTCCGCGTTCACGGCCCGGCGCGCCTGCCCGTGCTGCAGGTGGACGGCGCGCGGGTGATCCAGGCGATCTCCAACCTGGTGGGGAACGCGGCCAAGTTCACCCGGCACCAGGGTCGGGTGACGCTCGGTTGGGAGATGGTGGATGGTGCTCTGCGCATCTCCGTCACCGACGAGGGGCCGGGGATCGGCCCGGAGCAGGTGCAGCACATCTTCGGCGCGTTCTGGCAGGCGCGCCACGCGGACCGGCGCGGGCTGGGACTGGGCCTCGCCATCACCCGCGCCATCGCCGAAGCGCACGGGGGCCGCATCTGGGTGGAAAGCGAACCCGGCCACGGCGCCACCTTCTTCTTCACCCTCCCCGGTCCAGCGTCGGCTGGCGAGAGCTGA
- a CDS encoding DUF2164 domain-containing protein, with product MRIRLADDRRVRLVRSLKTFFDDNFDEPLSDFRANELLDFIVAELGPVVYNQGVQDARGYVLKKLEDLEGEVYEPERSGR from the coding sequence ATGCGGATTCGTTTGGCTGATGACCGGCGTGTGCGGCTGGTTCGCTCCCTCAAGACGTTCTTCGACGACAACTTCGACGAGCCCCTGAGCGACTTCAGGGCGAACGAGCTGCTGGACTTCATCGTCGCGGAGCTGGGGCCCGTGGTGTACAACCAGGGTGTGCAGGATGCTCGCGGGTACGTGCTGAAGAAGCTGGAAGACCTGGAGGGCGAGGTGTACGAGCCGGAGCGCTCCGGGCGCTGA
- a CDS encoding hybrid sensor histidine kinase/response regulator yields the protein MSTTIDSISTALGGVCETAARALACTVHASLDTWTSSFDRDPGDAGAPGAAHELVVHFGEDGHIGALRFGRDTAWTDADRVVAEGFAGLATMAVRSDNAQSRVADLERHVDEVQALATLGSYEWNVAEDRITWSAEQLRIHGLDAESGFQGGFDAFLEFVHPDDRGTIAALTSEMLRHGHAEAGYRIVRPDGQTRRLHARSRVEFDAAGQPARVLGMVQDVTQLLAAEGELRVANELLEQRVAERTAELAAANDELRRAEEHFRHLVEHGTDLVMISGPDMQLKYVSPSVERLLGYTPAEMLEKRPEDMLHPDDVVPVYEGTQLILDNPGTVRRYAWRIRHKHGGWRLIDSIGRTINPHSGADGVVANGRDITEQREAELALQRSEEHFRRLIENGSDLLMISAADGPLSYVSPSVERLLGYTPAEMLAKVPGDVVHPDDVDRVMEVLREIADTPGTVHRVIWRIRHRDGSWRVMEALGRTLAPDSGDDGIVVNGRDVTEQRAAEAEVVRQRAFFEEILNGIDAGLMVMDAECRFEYASPVAVPDPEIREWLIGRTNEEYVQKRGLAPEIGAERQASMDAVIRTRQPHSFVQAVPQADGGTRHVMRRLVPVLDDQGQVMRMIGYSVDITERKAIEEQLRAATAEAERARHEAEQANHAKSEFLSRMSHELRTPLNSILGFAQVLEDVSLPPEYRAGVRHILNGGRHLLNLINEVLDIARIEADQQPMSLEPVMVQAAIREAVDMVRPLAAARGIWVGEVPHPAAERYVRADRQRLTQVLLNLLSNAVKYNRAQGTVRIGCEPVRDDAGQERLRIRVTDDGPGIAPERRDQLFVPFARLGAEHTAVEGTGLGLALSQRLATVMGGALLLERSGAEGSTFCVDLQPAANPLAGAPEMAARADRGTTSHPPATLLYVEDNLANLSLVETILLPRPEWRLVPALQGRLGLELAFEHAPDVVLLDLHLPDVHGRDVLRELRADPRTAHTPVVIISADATPRTVDALLGEGADAFLTKPLDVRAFLSTVEEMLARPAARA from the coding sequence GCGGTGCGATCGGACAACGCGCAGTCGCGCGTCGCCGACCTGGAGCGGCACGTGGACGAAGTACAGGCCTTGGCGACGCTGGGCAGCTACGAGTGGAACGTGGCGGAAGACCGCATCACCTGGTCGGCCGAGCAGCTGCGCATCCACGGCCTGGACGCGGAGAGCGGGTTCCAGGGCGGGTTCGACGCCTTCCTGGAGTTCGTGCACCCGGACGACCGCGGAACCATCGCGGCGCTCACGAGCGAGATGCTGCGCCACGGGCACGCCGAGGCAGGCTACCGCATCGTGCGCCCCGACGGGCAGACGCGCCGGCTGCACGCCCGCAGCCGGGTGGAGTTCGACGCAGCGGGGCAGCCGGCGCGCGTGCTGGGAATGGTGCAGGACGTTACGCAGCTGCTGGCGGCAGAGGGCGAGCTGCGGGTCGCCAACGAGCTGCTGGAGCAGCGCGTCGCCGAGCGCACCGCGGAGCTGGCCGCCGCGAACGACGAGCTCCGCCGCGCGGAAGAGCACTTCCGGCACCTGGTGGAGCACGGCACCGACCTGGTGATGATCTCGGGCCCGGACATGCAGCTGAAGTACGTAAGCCCATCCGTGGAGCGGCTGCTGGGCTACACGCCCGCCGAAATGCTCGAAAAGCGCCCCGAAGACATGCTGCACCCAGACGACGTGGTTCCCGTGTACGAGGGTACGCAGCTCATCCTCGACAACCCCGGAACGGTGCGGCGCTACGCCTGGCGCATCCGCCACAAGCACGGCGGCTGGCGGCTGATCGACTCCATCGGGCGCACCATCAACCCGCACAGCGGGGCCGACGGCGTGGTGGCCAACGGCCGCGACATTACCGAGCAGCGCGAAGCCGAGCTGGCGCTGCAGCGAAGCGAGGAGCACTTCCGGCGGCTGATCGAGAACGGCAGCGACCTGCTGATGATCTCCGCCGCGGACGGCCCGCTGAGCTACGTGAGCCCCTCGGTCGAGCGCCTGCTGGGCTACACGCCGGCCGAGATGCTGGCCAAGGTCCCGGGCGACGTGGTGCACCCGGACGACGTGGATCGGGTGATGGAGGTGCTGCGCGAGATCGCCGACACGCCGGGCACCGTGCACCGCGTCATCTGGCGCATCCGGCACCGCGACGGAAGCTGGCGGGTGATGGAGGCGCTGGGTCGCACCCTGGCCCCCGACTCCGGAGACGATGGCATCGTCGTCAACGGCCGCGACGTCACCGAGCAGCGCGCCGCCGAGGCGGAAGTCGTCCGCCAGCGCGCGTTCTTCGAAGAAATCCTGAACGGCATCGACGCGGGGTTGATGGTGATGGACGCCGAGTGCCGGTTCGAGTACGCCAGCCCCGTGGCCGTGCCCGATCCGGAGATCCGCGAGTGGCTGATCGGCCGCACGAACGAGGAGTACGTGCAGAAGCGCGGGCTGGCGCCGGAGATCGGCGCGGAGCGCCAGGCCAGCATGGACGCGGTGATCCGCACCCGCCAGCCCCACTCCTTCGTGCAGGCCGTGCCGCAGGCGGACGGCGGCACGCGCCACGTGATGCGCCGCCTGGTGCCCGTGCTGGATGACCAGGGGCAGGTAATGCGGATGATCGGCTACAGCGTCGACATCACCGAGCGCAAGGCGATCGAGGAGCAGCTGCGCGCCGCCACCGCCGAGGCCGAGCGCGCGCGCCACGAGGCGGAGCAGGCCAATCATGCCAAGAGCGAGTTCCTCAGCCGCATGAGCCACGAGCTGCGCACGCCGCTCAACAGCATCCTGGGCTTCGCGCAGGTGCTGGAAGACGTGAGCCTGCCGCCGGAGTACCGCGCCGGGGTGCGGCACATTCTCAACGGCGGGCGGCACCTGCTGAACCTGATCAACGAGGTGCTCGACATCGCGCGCATCGAGGCCGACCAGCAGCCCATGTCGCTGGAGCCGGTGATGGTGCAGGCGGCCATCCGCGAGGCGGTGGACATGGTGCGCCCCCTGGCCGCCGCGCGCGGCATCTGGGTGGGCGAGGTACCGCACCCCGCCGCCGAGCGCTACGTACGCGCCGACCGCCAGCGGCTGACGCAGGTGCTGCTGAACCTTCTGTCCAACGCCGTGAAGTACAACCGCGCCCAGGGCACCGTCCGCATCGGCTGCGAGCCCGTGCGCGACGACGCGGGACAGGAGCGCCTGCGCATCCGTGTGACGGACGACGGGCCCGGCATTGCCCCCGAGCGCCGCGACCAGCTCTTCGTTCCCTTCGCGCGGCTGGGCGCCGAGCACACGGCGGTGGAGGGCACCGGCCTCGGCCTCGCCCTTTCGCAGCGCCTCGCAACCGTGATGGGCGGGGCTCTGCTCCTGGAGCGCAGCGGCGCCGAGGGAAGCACCTTCTGTGTGGACCTTCAGCCCGCGGCCAACCCCCTGGCCGGCGCGCCGGAGATGGCGGCGCGCGCGGACCGGGGCACCACGTCCCATCCGCCCGCGACACTGCTGTACGTGGAGGACAACCTCGCCAACCTGTCGCTCGTCGAGACGATCCTCCTTCCCCGCCCCGAATGGCGGCTGGTGCCGGCGCTGCAGGGGCGGCTGGGGCTGGAGCTGGCGTTCGAGCACGCCCCCGACGTGGTGCTGCTGGACCTTCACCTTCCCGACGTGCACGGCCGCGACGTGCTGCGCGAGCTGCGCGCTGACCCGCGCACGGCGCACACGCCCGTGGTCATCATCAGCGCCGACGCCACGCCACGCACGGTGGACGCGCTCCTGGGCGAGGGCGCCGACGCCTTCCTCACCAAGCCGCTGGACGTCCGCGCCTTTTTGTCCACGGTAGAAGAGATGCTGGCCCGCCCCGCCGCGCGGGCCTGA
- a CDS encoding DUF433 domain-containing protein codes for MSATAERRTEKTVTVNEAAFAAGVSVKTVNQAIDRKHIRTRELRRATDRASRGIGASDVVYLAVSHVLAPEVRAKLHRSFRGRSLAELPRQFQTGVVVLDLENAIREVEARLELLAKIDERIETAPDVRGGEPVFRGTRTPVFAIARKVELGSTVEELEEDYPHLQPADLELATQYARLYPRRGRPRAEWTRGLKRLSRDPVPD; via the coding sequence ATGAGCGCGACAGCCGAGCGTCGAACTGAAAAGACCGTCACCGTGAACGAGGCTGCTTTCGCCGCCGGTGTAAGCGTCAAGACGGTGAACCAGGCCATCGACCGCAAGCACATCCGCACCCGTGAGCTGCGCAGGGCGACGGACCGGGCCAGCCGCGGCATCGGCGCGAGCGATGTCGTGTACCTGGCGGTCAGCCATGTGCTCGCACCCGAAGTGCGCGCGAAGCTGCATCGGTCGTTCCGCGGGAGATCTCTGGCCGAGCTTCCGCGCCAGTTTCAGACCGGCGTGGTTGTGCTGGACCTGGAGAATGCGATCAGGGAAGTGGAGGCGCGTCTCGAACTTCTAGCCAAGATCGACGAGAGGATCGAAACAGCTCCGGACGTACGCGGCGGGGAACCCGTGTTTCGCGGCACTCGCACGCCAGTGTTCGCCATCGCCCGGAAGGTGGAGTTGGGTTCCACCGTCGAGGAACTGGAAGAGGACTATCCACATTTGCAGCCGGCGGACCTTGAGCTCGCGACGCAATACGCCAGGCTCTATCCCCGGCGCGGCCGTCCCCGGGCCGAGTGGACGCGCGGGTTGAAACGGTTGTCGCGTGATCCAGTTCCTGATTGA